One Caulobacter segnis genomic window carries:
- a CDS encoding UDP-N-acetylmuramoyl-L-alanyl-D-glutamate--2,6-diaminopimelate ligase, whose protein sequence is MTRHLSELFNRPFANDPVIAGVTADSRKVTAGWLFAALPGTKVDGRDFAPGAVSKGAAAVLAPEGGLEGLGVPVVRSEDARRAYALASAAFWGKQPAMCVAVTGTNGKTSVAGFCRQIFAKLGHKAASMGTLGVVVSEAGKPDQQLTPPGLTTPDAGDVAEMVARLAEMGVTHLALEASSHGVDQRRVDGVKLRAAGFTNFTQDHLDYHGSMEEYRAAKLRLFDTLTPNGATAVLNADSEAFPNFAAAAVTSGQSVFSVGEDGQGLRLISRTPTPAGQDLVVEIDDATHHIRLPLAGAFQASNVLVAAGLCIAAGESPAKVLKALETLEGAAGRLQRVGRGPKGGEAYVDYAHTPDGLETVLEALRPHTRGKLIAVFGAGGDRDRGKRPLMGAIAARLADIAIVTDDNPRSEEPSSIRAAILEAAPGAREIGDRRAAIRAAVALLGEGDVLVVAGKGHEQGQIVAGVVHPFDDVAETLEALEGVHA, encoded by the coding sequence ATGACCAGACACCTGTCGGAACTGTTCAACCGCCCCTTCGCCAACGATCCAGTGATCGCCGGCGTCACGGCCGACAGCCGCAAGGTCACCGCCGGCTGGCTGTTCGCCGCCCTGCCGGGGACCAAGGTCGACGGTCGCGACTTCGCGCCGGGCGCGGTGTCCAAGGGCGCCGCCGCCGTGCTGGCCCCCGAGGGCGGCCTCGAAGGCCTGGGCGTGCCGGTGGTCCGATCAGAGGACGCCCGCCGCGCCTACGCCCTGGCCTCGGCCGCCTTCTGGGGCAAGCAGCCGGCCATGTGCGTCGCCGTCACCGGCACCAACGGCAAGACCTCGGTCGCCGGCTTCTGCCGCCAGATCTTCGCTAAGCTGGGCCACAAGGCCGCCAGCATGGGCACCCTGGGCGTGGTGGTCAGCGAGGCCGGCAAGCCCGATCAGCAGCTGACCCCGCCGGGCCTGACGACGCCGGACGCCGGCGACGTGGCCGAGATGGTCGCGCGCCTGGCCGAGATGGGCGTCACCCACCTGGCGCTGGAAGCCAGCTCGCACGGCGTCGACCAGCGTCGTGTCGACGGCGTCAAGCTGCGCGCCGCCGGCTTCACCAACTTCACCCAGGACCACCTCGACTATCACGGCTCGATGGAGGAATACCGGGCCGCCAAGCTGCGCTTGTTCGACACCCTGACGCCGAACGGCGCGACGGCGGTGCTGAACGCCGACAGCGAGGCCTTCCCGAACTTCGCCGCCGCCGCCGTCACCTCGGGCCAGAGCGTGTTCTCGGTCGGCGAGGACGGCCAGGGGCTGCGCCTCATCTCGCGCACGCCGACGCCGGCCGGCCAGGACCTGGTCGTCGAGATCGACGACGCCACGCATCACATCCGCCTGCCGCTGGCCGGCGCCTTCCAGGCCTCGAACGTGCTGGTCGCGGCCGGCCTGTGCATCGCCGCTGGCGAGAGCCCCGCCAAGGTGCTGAAGGCCCTGGAAACGCTGGAAGGCGCGGCCGGGCGCCTGCAACGCGTCGGTCGCGGCCCCAAGGGCGGCGAGGCCTATGTCGACTACGCCCACACGCCGGACGGTCTGGAGACGGTCCTGGAAGCCTTGCGCCCGCACACGCGAGGCAAGCTGATCGCCGTGTTCGGGGCCGGCGGCGACCGTGATCGCGGCAAGCGTCCGCTGATGGGCGCGATCGCCGCGCGCCTGGCCGACATCGCCATCGTCACCGACGACAATCCTCGTTCCGAGGAACCTTCCTCGATCCGCGCCGCCATCCTGGAGGCCGCTCCGGGCGCTCGCGAGATCGGCGACCGCCGCGCCGCGATCCGCGCTGCCGTGGCGCTGCTGGGCGAGGGCGATGTGCTGGTCGTCGCCGGCAAGGGTCACGAACAGGGCCAGATCGTCGCCGGCGTCGTCCACCCGTTCGACGACGTGGCCGAGACGCTGGAAGCGCTGGAGGGCGTGCATGCCTGA
- the mraY gene encoding phospho-N-acetylmuramoyl-pentapeptide-transferase — protein MLYFLYEWLARTQEHVPALNLLKYLTFRSGMAMLTAYVVAVAMGSRFIRWMKAKQGKGQPIRTDGIARHVTEKAGTPTMGGFMILAGLFVGALLWADLRNIHVWVVLLITGSYGVLGFMDDYAKVTKQTTAGLSSVQKLVAQFAVAIVAAVILILFAPKSPMTPGMETSVVFPIFKALVINLGWFYVVFAAVTIAGFSNAVNLTDGLDGLAIVPVMFAASTFGLIAYLVGNYKFADYLNLHFAPGVGELAVLCGAIIGGGMGFLWYNAPPAKIFMGDTGSLALGGALGAIAVCAKHELVLGIVGGLFVAEALSVMIQVAYFKKTGKRVFLMAPIHHHFEKLGWAESTVVIRFWIVAMMLSFVGLATLKLR, from the coding sequence ATGCTGTACTTCCTGTACGAATGGCTGGCGCGCACGCAAGAGCACGTCCCGGCGCTGAACCTGTTGAAATACCTGACCTTCCGGTCGGGCATGGCCATGCTGACGGCCTATGTGGTCGCGGTGGCGATGGGCTCACGCTTCATCCGCTGGATGAAGGCCAAGCAGGGCAAGGGCCAGCCGATCCGCACGGACGGCATCGCCCGCCATGTCACCGAGAAGGCCGGCACGCCCACCATGGGCGGCTTCATGATCCTGGCGGGCCTGTTCGTCGGCGCCCTGCTGTGGGCCGACCTGCGCAACATCCATGTCTGGGTCGTGCTGCTGATCACCGGCAGCTACGGCGTGCTGGGCTTCATGGACGACTACGCCAAGGTCACCAAGCAGACCACCGCCGGCCTCTCCAGCGTCCAGAAGCTGGTCGCCCAGTTCGCGGTGGCCATCGTCGCGGCCGTCATTCTGATCCTGTTCGCGCCCAAGTCACCGATGACGCCGGGGATGGAGACCAGCGTGGTCTTCCCGATCTTCAAGGCGCTGGTGATCAATCTGGGCTGGTTCTACGTGGTCTTCGCGGCGGTCACGATCGCCGGTTTCTCTAACGCTGTGAACCTGACCGACGGCCTGGACGGCCTGGCCATCGTGCCGGTGATGTTCGCCGCCTCGACCTTCGGCCTGATCGCCTATCTGGTGGGCAACTACAAGTTCGCGGACTATCTCAACCTGCACTTCGCGCCCGGCGTCGGGGAGCTGGCGGTGCTGTGCGGCGCGATCATCGGCGGGGGCATGGGCTTCCTGTGGTACAACGCCCCGCCGGCCAAGATCTTCATGGGCGACACCGGTTCGCTGGCCCTGGGCGGCGCGCTGGGCGCGATCGCCGTCTGCGCCAAGCACGAGCTGGTCCTGGGCATCGTCGGCGGCCTGTTCGTGGCCGAGGCGCTGAGCGTCATGATCCAGGTCGCCTACTTCAAGAAGACCGGCAAGCGGGTCTTCCTGATGGCGCCGATCCACCACCATTTCGAGAAGCTGGGCTGGGCTGAATCCACCGTCGTGATCCGCTTCTGGATCGTGGCGATGATGCTGTCCTTCGTCGGCCTCGCCACGCTCAAGCTGCGTTAG
- a CDS encoding UDP-N-acetylmuramoyl-tripeptide--D-alanyl-D-alanine ligase — protein MPEALWTAQEIAEATGGEVAGDFTVTGVSIDTRTVEPGDLFVPLVGARDGHDFVLQAVANGAAGVLAAKPVGFPAVMVEDTFKALEALGVAARERAPQCKRGAVTGSVGKTSVTRAVEAGLRLAGKAHASVKSYNNHIGVPLTLARMPRDTQRAVFEVGMNHADEITPLSQFVRPHAVAITTVGPVHLENFPNEEGVARAKAEIFAGLEPGGIAVLNADNKWFDLLKAEAEKAGATVWSFGGAADATARLTGFAVQGEGAKVSVTLRGEALTFPIRQTGVHWGPNSLCVLLMLEALDVPRETALAALAAFAPIEGRGAEKTVRIDGGAFTLVDESYNANPVSMQAALKTLGAREVAGRRVAVLTDMLELGESSGRFHAELADPIARANVDVVFLAGVHMKSLWEALPPTRRGGYAEVTEKLTAQLAGAIRPGDVVMVKGSNGSRAGVLAGALAALDLGEQG, from the coding sequence ATGCCTGAAGCGCTCTGGACCGCCCAGGAAATCGCTGAAGCCACCGGCGGCGAGGTCGCCGGCGACTTCACCGTGACCGGCGTCTCGATCGACACCCGCACGGTCGAGCCGGGCGACCTGTTCGTACCCCTGGTCGGTGCGCGCGACGGCCATGACTTCGTCCTGCAGGCCGTGGCCAATGGCGCGGCCGGCGTGCTGGCCGCCAAGCCCGTCGGCTTCCCGGCGGTGATGGTCGAGGACACCTTCAAGGCCCTGGAAGCCCTGGGCGTCGCCGCCCGCGAGCGCGCGCCGCAATGCAAGCGCGGGGCGGTGACGGGCTCGGTCGGCAAGACCAGCGTCACGCGCGCCGTTGAGGCGGGCCTGCGACTGGCCGGCAAGGCCCACGCTTCGGTCAAGAGCTACAACAACCATATCGGCGTGCCCCTGACCCTGGCCCGGATGCCGCGCGACACGCAGCGCGCCGTGTTCGAGGTCGGCATGAACCACGCCGACGAGATCACCCCCCTTAGCCAGTTCGTCCGGCCGCACGCGGTGGCCATCACCACGGTCGGTCCGGTCCACCTGGAGAACTTCCCGAACGAAGAAGGCGTGGCCCGCGCCAAGGCCGAGATCTTCGCGGGGCTGGAGCCCGGCGGGATCGCCGTGCTGAACGCCGACAACAAGTGGTTCGACCTGCTGAAGGCCGAGGCCGAGAAGGCTGGCGCGACCGTCTGGAGCTTCGGCGGGGCCGCCGACGCCACCGCGCGCCTGACCGGCTTCGCCGTGCAAGGTGAGGGGGCCAAGGTCTCCGTCACGCTGCGTGGCGAGGCCCTGACCTTCCCGATCCGCCAGACCGGGGTGCACTGGGGGCCCAACAGCCTGTGCGTCCTCTTGATGCTGGAAGCCCTGGACGTACCGCGCGAGACCGCGCTGGCGGCTCTGGCGGCGTTCGCGCCGATCGAGGGGCGCGGGGCCGAAAAGACCGTCCGCATCGACGGCGGCGCCTTCACCCTGGTGGACGAGAGCTACAACGCCAACCCGGTCTCGATGCAGGCCGCGCTGAAGACCCTGGGGGCGCGCGAGGTCGCCGGCCGTCGGGTCGCAGTGCTGACCGACATGCTCGAGCTTGGCGAGAGCAGCGGCCGGTTTCACGCCGAGCTTGCGGACCCGATCGCGCGTGCAAACGTTGACGTCGTTTTTCTCGCGGGCGTCCACATGAAATCGCTGTGGGAGGCGCTTCCGCCGACTCGGCGAGGCGGCTACGCGGAAGTTACTGAAAAGTTAACGGCGCAGCTGGCGGGGGCGATCCGGCCGGGCGACGTGGTGATGGTGAAGGGGTCGAATGGCTCCAGGGCCGGCGTTCTCGCCGGGGCCCTGGCCGCGCTCGACCTTGGGGAACAGGGCTGA
- the murD gene encoding UDP-N-acetylmuramoyl-L-alanine--D-glutamate ligase, with translation MIPVRGFEDKTVAVFGLGRTGLTAARALIAGGAKVALWDEKPASREAAAAEGFPVVDLEAADWSQFAALMLSPGVPLTHPKPHWTVEKAKAAGVEILGDVELFARTVNAAPVHKRPKIIAITGTNGKSTTTALIGHLCASAGRDTRIGGNIGLGVLGLEDMHGGAVYVLELSSYQLDLTSSLHPDAVVLLNISPDHLDRHGGMDGYIAAKRRIFLNQGKGDTAIIGVDDPWCQQICTEITAANRRTIWPISAGKAMGRGVYALQGVLYDATGERVVEVADLLRARSLPGRHNWQNAAAAYAAARAIGIPMHDAVDGLMSFPGLAHRMETVGKIGKVRFVNDSKATNADAARQAMSSYPKFYWIAGGVAKAGGIEDLKDLFPRIAKAYLIGEAAQPFSWTLAGKAEVIMSGTLEKAVQQAYADAAASGEDAIVLLSPACASFDQFSDFEARGEAFRVAVNGLVGGASKSAVA, from the coding sequence ATGATCCCCGTCCGCGGTTTCGAGGACAAGACCGTCGCGGTGTTCGGCCTGGGCCGCACCGGGCTTACGGCGGCGCGCGCCTTGATCGCGGGTGGGGCGAAGGTGGCTCTGTGGGACGAAAAGCCGGCCAGCCGCGAGGCGGCCGCCGCCGAGGGCTTCCCGGTCGTCGACCTGGAGGCCGCAGACTGGAGCCAGTTCGCCGCCCTGATGCTGTCGCCGGGCGTGCCGCTGACCCATCCCAAGCCCCACTGGACCGTCGAGAAGGCCAAGGCCGCCGGCGTCGAGATCCTGGGCGACGTCGAGCTCTTCGCCCGCACGGTCAACGCCGCGCCGGTCCACAAGCGCCCGAAGATCATCGCCATCACCGGCACCAACGGCAAGTCGACGACCACGGCCCTGATCGGCCACCTGTGCGCCTCGGCGGGCCGCGACACCCGCATCGGCGGCAATATCGGCCTGGGCGTGCTGGGCCTGGAGGACATGCACGGCGGCGCGGTCTACGTGCTGGAGCTGTCTTCATACCAACTGGACCTGACCTCCAGCCTGCACCCCGACGCGGTGGTGCTGTTGAACATCTCGCCCGACCACCTGGACCGCCACGGCGGCATGGACGGCTACATCGCCGCCAAGCGTCGGATCTTCCTGAACCAGGGCAAGGGCGACACGGCGATCATCGGGGTGGACGATCCCTGGTGCCAGCAGATCTGCACCGAGATCACCGCCGCTAACCGCCGGACCATCTGGCCCATCAGCGCCGGCAAGGCCATGGGCCGGGGCGTCTACGCCCTGCAGGGCGTACTCTACGACGCCACCGGCGAGCGGGTCGTGGAGGTCGCCGACCTGCTGCGGGCCCGCAGCCTGCCGGGCCGCCACAACTGGCAGAATGCCGCGGCCGCCTACGCCGCCGCGCGGGCCATCGGCATCCCGATGCACGACGCGGTCGACGGCCTGATGAGCTTCCCGGGCCTAGCCCACCGGATGGAGACGGTCGGCAAGATCGGCAAGGTCCGCTTCGTCAACGACAGCAAGGCCACCAACGCCGACGCCGCCCGCCAGGCGATGTCGTCCTATCCCAAGTTCTACTGGATCGCCGGCGGCGTCGCCAAGGCTGGCGGCATCGAGGACCTGAAGGACCTCTTCCCGCGCATCGCCAAGGCCTACCTGATCGGCGAGGCCGCCCAGCCGTTCTCCTGGACCCTGGCCGGCAAGGCCGAGGTGATCATGAGCGGCACGCTGGAGAAGGCTGTCCAGCAGGCCTATGCCGACGCGGCCGCCAGCGGCGAGGACGCCATCGTCCTGCTCTCGCCCGCCTGCGCCTCGTTCGACCAGTTCAGCGATTTCGAGGCCCGCGGCGAGGCGTTCCGCGTGGCGGTCAACGGCCTGGTCGGCGGGGCCAGCAAGTCGGCCGTGGCCTAG